A genomic region of Tsukamurella pulmonis contains the following coding sequences:
- a CDS encoding DNA-3-methyladenine glycosylase family protein codes for MTAERSWVTGHPLDLHGTVGVLRRGAGDPAYARTPGALWRAVHTPDGPGTVRLALAGGEMTARAWGSGASWLLEHAPAMVGADDDPSQLRPRHDVVARAIAASPGLRLTRSDRVWETLVPTILEQKVVGAEAFRAWRYLLRRFGAPAPGPAGAPRLHVPPPREQWSAIPSWEWHRAGVEPVRMRTILGASAVEVEHRPERLGALPGVGAWTVGELLGRACGDPDAVPVGDYHLPRIVGIGLTGAALDDSEMLEALEPYRGQRGRVIRLLVRAGVDRERRGARVSVRDYRGL; via the coding sequence GTGACGGCAGAACGCTCATGGGTCACGGGACATCCGCTCGACCTGCACGGCACCGTCGGGGTACTGCGGCGCGGCGCCGGCGATCCGGCCTACGCCCGCACGCCCGGGGCGCTGTGGCGCGCCGTGCACACCCCGGACGGCCCCGGGACGGTCCGGCTCGCGCTCGCGGGCGGGGAGATGACGGCCCGGGCCTGGGGGAGCGGGGCGTCGTGGCTGCTGGAGCACGCGCCGGCGATGGTGGGGGCGGACGACGATCCGTCGCAGCTGCGCCCGCGGCACGACGTCGTCGCCCGGGCGATCGCCGCCTCCCCGGGGCTGCGGCTGACCCGCTCGGACCGGGTCTGGGAGACCCTGGTGCCGACGATCCTGGAACAGAAGGTGGTCGGGGCGGAGGCGTTCCGGGCCTGGCGGTACCTGCTGCGGCGCTTCGGCGCGCCCGCGCCGGGTCCGGCCGGGGCGCCGCGACTGCACGTGCCGCCGCCGCGCGAGCAGTGGAGCGCGATCCCGTCGTGGGAGTGGCACCGCGCCGGCGTCGAGCCGGTGCGCATGCGCACGATCCTCGGCGCGAGCGCGGTCGAGGTGGAGCACCGGCCGGAACGGCTCGGGGCCCTCCCGGGTGTCGGCGCGTGGACCGTCGGGGAGCTGCTGGGGCGCGCGTGCGGCGACCCGGACGCCGTTCCCGTGGGCGATTACCACCTGCCGCGCATCGTGGGAATAGGTCTGACGGGGGCCGCGTTGGATGATTCCGAGATGCTCGAGGCGCTCGAGCCCTATCGGGGGCAGCGCGGCAGGGTGATCCGGCTTCTGGTGCGCGCGGGCGTCGATCGCGAGCGGCGCGGGGCGCGGGTCTCCGTCCGCGACTATCGTGGCCTGTAG
- the rpsG gene encoding 30S ribosomal protein S7 → MPRKGPAPKRPVVNDPVYGSPVVTQLVNKVLLDGKKSTAERIVYGALEATREKTGTDPVLTLKKALDNVRPSLEVKSRRVGGATYQVPIEVKAGRANTLALRWLVTFTRQRREKTMIERLANEILDASNGLGASVKRREDTHKMAEANRAFAHYRW, encoded by the coding sequence ATGCCTCGTAAGGGACCGGCGCCCAAGCGCCCCGTCGTCAACGACCCCGTCTACGGCTCGCCCGTGGTCACCCAGCTCGTGAACAAGGTGCTCCTGGACGGCAAGAAGTCCACCGCCGAGCGCATCGTCTACGGCGCCCTCGAGGCGACCCGTGAGAAGACCGGCACCGATCCGGTCCTCACGCTGAAGAAGGCGCTCGACAACGTGCGCCCGTCGCTCGAGGTCAAGAGCCGCCGCGTCGGTGGCGCCACCTACCAGGTGCCGATCGAGGTGAAGGCCGGTCGCGCCAACACCCTCGCGCTGCGCTGGCTCGTCACCTTCACGCGGCAGCGTCGCGAGAAGACCATGATCGAGCGGCTCGCCAACGAGATCCTCGACGCGAGCAACGGTCTGGGCGCTTCGGTGAAGCGTCGCGAGGACACCCACAAGATGGCCGAGGCCAACCGGGCGTTCGCGCACTACCGCTGGTGA
- a CDS encoding DUF5313 family protein: protein MSTSTNRTRPNLLERVKYLMGMRLPDSMRDWVVNDATGPGHNRRFFIRGALMFLPFVVVALALPSPLWVKLALVAMMALPAIVFIGGLRSIYLQELLADNGIDPHTESGRQRERHHRRARVYEAKYRHRAA from the coding sequence ATGTCCACGTCAACGAATCGGACGCGTCCGAACCTCCTCGAGCGGGTGAAGTACCTGATGGGAATGCGCCTGCCCGATTCCATGCGCGATTGGGTGGTCAACGACGCCACCGGCCCCGGCCACAACCGTCGCTTCTTCATCCGCGGGGCGCTGATGTTCCTGCCCTTCGTCGTGGTGGCGCTGGCCCTGCCCTCTCCGCTCTGGGTCAAGCTGGCGCTGGTCGCGATGATGGCGCTGCCGGCGATCGTCTTCATCGGCGGCCTGCGGTCGATCTACCTGCAGGAGCTGCTCGCCGACAACGGCATCGACCCGCACACCGAGAGCGGGCGGCAACGCGAGCGTCACCACCGTCGCGCCCGGGTCTACGAGGCCAAGTACCGGCACCGGGCGGCGTAG
- a CDS encoding beta-ketoacyl-[acyl-carrier-protein] synthase family protein: MPAVVVTGVGLISAAGSTAQQCWDTLLSGATGIVPNTVFPTDDLQAAIAGVAPLPEGEEQELDRCYRLARRACAEALAHAGLGRADAARAGLVLGSSLGAMPSLEDFHRDVLAAGAVRDRAAARAGIDTQLHCAADYVAGEFGLGGPRVVTSNACAAGAVALGYAAELLWRGDADVVICGGVDPLTTLSAHGFSSLGALAESPCSPFAASDGLSLGEGAGFLVLESEEHARARGAAPLARLAGYDLSSDGFHQTAPDPGGDGARRAMEGALAAAALGPGTVDYVNLHGTGTPTNDAVEPKAIRSVFDAPPPVSSTKSVVGHTLGAAGAVEAVVGVLALTDGVLPPTVGTRGDAERTGLDIVPDRAREAPVRTVLSNSFAFGGNNAAVVLRHAAEPAGAADAAAQEAPVITGIAALAGSAQSTAEVLAALRTGEPVHEQLGPLRFARLDQAAVARRINPAKVRKMDPMSVFAAGAVADLHAAFGKPDRAGLARAGIVLGTGYGPLSAVAEFHRGVVEHGSAGANPTVFANTVQNAAAGHLSVLHRYRGFTATLTCGGTSTVSALYLARAALARGQADRIVVVVVDEFPELAAQVYGATGNARHGALGEAAVALTVERADTARARGAAPLASLAGIGMAGEPAGIGRVGGDPAAWAHALTRSLKDAGPGEPDLVGAAATGHRTIDGAEAAALDAAGLAAVARSTPKAVLGETVGSAGALALLDGIDRLRDGGRLVVSSYALGGSYQAAVFDVPAGRPDPEGAR, from the coding sequence ATGCCCGCAGTCGTCGTCACGGGTGTCGGCCTGATCTCCGCCGCGGGGAGCACGGCCCAGCAGTGCTGGGACACCCTGCTCTCCGGCGCCACCGGGATCGTGCCGAACACGGTCTTCCCCACGGACGATCTCCAGGCGGCGATCGCGGGCGTCGCGCCGCTGCCCGAGGGGGAGGAGCAGGAACTCGACCGCTGCTACCGGCTCGCGCGCCGGGCGTGCGCCGAGGCCCTGGCGCACGCCGGGCTCGGCCGCGCGGACGCCGCCCGCGCCGGGCTGGTGCTCGGCTCCAGCCTCGGCGCCATGCCGTCGCTCGAGGACTTCCATCGCGACGTCCTCGCGGCCGGCGCGGTGCGCGACCGGGCCGCGGCGCGCGCGGGCATCGACACCCAGTTGCACTGCGCCGCCGACTACGTGGCGGGCGAGTTCGGACTGGGCGGGCCGCGCGTGGTGACCTCCAACGCGTGCGCCGCCGGGGCCGTCGCGCTGGGCTACGCGGCGGAGCTGCTCTGGCGCGGCGACGCCGACGTGGTGATCTGCGGCGGCGTCGACCCGCTCACCACGCTCTCGGCCCACGGCTTCTCCAGCCTCGGCGCGCTCGCGGAGAGCCCGTGCTCGCCGTTCGCCGCGTCCGACGGCCTCTCGCTGGGCGAGGGCGCGGGCTTCCTGGTGCTGGAGTCCGAGGAGCACGCGAGGGCTCGCGGCGCCGCGCCGCTCGCCCGGCTCGCCGGCTACGACCTCAGCAGCGACGGCTTCCATCAGACCGCCCCCGACCCGGGCGGCGACGGGGCGCGCCGCGCGATGGAGGGCGCCCTCGCCGCGGCCGCGCTCGGGCCCGGCACCGTCGACTACGTGAACCTGCACGGCACCGGCACCCCCACCAACGACGCCGTGGAGCCGAAGGCGATCCGCTCGGTGTTCGACGCCCCGCCGCCGGTGAGCTCGACGAAGTCCGTGGTGGGCCACACCCTCGGCGCCGCCGGTGCCGTGGAGGCGGTCGTCGGCGTCCTCGCGCTCACCGACGGGGTGCTGCCGCCCACCGTCGGCACGCGCGGCGACGCCGAGCGGACCGGGCTCGACATCGTGCCGGACCGGGCCCGGGAGGCACCCGTGCGCACCGTGCTGTCGAACTCCTTCGCCTTCGGCGGCAACAACGCCGCGGTGGTGCTGCGCCACGCCGCCGAGCCGGCCGGCGCGGCCGACGCCGCGGCGCAGGAGGCGCCGGTGATCACCGGGATCGCGGCGCTCGCGGGATCGGCGCAGTCGACGGCGGAGGTCCTCGCGGCGCTGAGGACGGGCGAGCCCGTCCACGAGCAACTCGGGCCACTGCGGTTCGCCCGGCTCGACCAGGCCGCGGTCGCGCGCCGGATCAACCCGGCCAAAGTGCGCAAGATGGACCCGATGAGCGTCTTCGCCGCCGGGGCGGTGGCGGATCTGCACGCGGCCTTCGGCAAGCCCGACCGCGCCGGGCTGGCCCGCGCGGGCATCGTCCTGGGCACCGGGTACGGGCCGCTGAGCGCCGTCGCCGAGTTCCACCGCGGCGTCGTCGAGCACGGCAGCGCCGGCGCCAATCCCACCGTCTTCGCCAACACCGTGCAGAACGCGGCCGCGGGGCACCTGAGCGTGCTGCACCGCTACCGGGGCTTCACCGCCACCCTGACCTGCGGCGGCACCAGCACCGTCTCCGCGCTCTACCTCGCGCGGGCCGCGCTCGCCCGCGGCCAGGCCGACCGGATCGTGGTCGTCGTGGTCGACGAGTTCCCCGAGCTCGCCGCACAGGTGTACGGCGCCACCGGCAACGCGCGGCACGGCGCGCTGGGCGAGGCGGCCGTCGCGCTCACCGTCGAACGCGCCGACACCGCCCGCGCCCGCGGCGCCGCACCGCTGGCGAGCCTCGCCGGGATCGGCATGGCGGGCGAGCCCGCCGGCATCGGCCGCGTGGGCGGCGACCCGGCGGCCTGGGCGCACGCCCTGACCCGCTCGCTCAAGGACGCCGGGCCCGGCGAGCCCGACCTCGTCGGCGCCGCCGCGACGGGCCACCGCACCATCGACGGGGCCGAGGCGGCCGCGCTCGACGCCGCGGGGCTCGCCGCCGTCGCGCGCTCCACGCCGAAGGCGGTGCTGGGCGAGACCGTCGGCTCCGCGGGCGCTCTCGCGCTGCTCGACGGCATCGACCGGCTCCGCGACGGCGGGCGGCTCGTGGTCTCCTCGTACGCCCTCGGCGGCAGCTACCAGGCCGCGGTCTTCGACGTCCCCGCCGGGCGGCCGGACCCGGAGGGCGCCCGATGA
- the tuf gene encoding elongation factor Tu: MAKAKFERTKPHVNIGTIGHVDHGKTTLTAAITKVLAEKYPDLNEASAFDQIDKAPEEKARGITINISHVEYQTEKRHYAHVDAPGHADYIKNMITGAAQMDGAILVVAATDGPMPQTREHVLLARQVGVPYILVALNKCDMVDDEEILELVEMEVRELLGSQDFDEDAPVVRVSGYQALQGEEKWVDSIVELMNAVDESIPDPERETDKPFLMPVEDVFTITGRGTVVTGRVERGIINVNEEVEIVGIREKSTKTTVTGIEMFRKLLDSGQAGDNVGLLVRGLKREDVERGQVVVKPGTTTPHTEFEGQAYILSKDEGGRHTPFFNNYRPQFYFRTTDVTGVVTLPEGNEMVMPGDNTEMSVKLIQPVAMDEGLRFAIREGGRTVGAGRVTKIIA, encoded by the coding sequence GTGGCGAAGGCGAAGTTCGAGCGGACCAAGCCGCACGTGAACATCGGCACCATCGGTCACGTCGACCACGGCAAGACCACCCTGACGGCTGCCATCACCAAGGTTCTGGCCGAGAAGTACCCGGACCTGAACGAGGCCTCGGCCTTCGATCAGATCGACAAGGCGCCGGAGGAGAAGGCTCGTGGTATCACGATCAACATCTCCCACGTCGAGTACCAGACCGAGAAGCGTCACTACGCTCACGTCGATGCGCCGGGTCACGCCGACTACATCAAGAACATGATCACCGGTGCCGCGCAGATGGACGGCGCGATCCTGGTCGTGGCCGCCACCGACGGCCCGATGCCGCAGACCCGCGAGCACGTGCTGCTCGCGCGTCAGGTCGGCGTGCCCTACATCCTGGTCGCCCTGAACAAGTGCGACATGGTCGACGACGAGGAGATCCTCGAGCTCGTCGAGATGGAGGTCCGCGAGCTGCTGGGTTCGCAGGACTTCGACGAGGACGCCCCCGTCGTCCGCGTCTCGGGCTACCAGGCCCTGCAGGGCGAGGAGAAGTGGGTCGACTCGATCGTCGAGCTCATGAACGCCGTCGACGAGTCCATCCCGGACCCCGAGCGTGAGACCGACAAGCCCTTCCTGATGCCGGTCGAGGACGTCTTCACGATCACCGGTCGTGGCACCGTCGTCACCGGTCGCGTCGAGCGCGGCATCATCAACGTGAACGAGGAGGTGGAGATCGTCGGCATCCGCGAGAAGTCGACCAAGACCACCGTCACGGGCATCGAGATGTTCCGCAAGCTGCTCGACTCGGGCCAGGCGGGCGACAACGTCGGTCTGCTGGTTCGTGGCCTCAAGCGTGAGGACGTCGAGCGCGGCCAGGTCGTCGTGAAGCCGGGCACCACCACCCCGCACACGGAGTTCGAGGGCCAGGCGTACATCCTGTCGAAGGACGAGGGCGGCCGCCACACCCCGTTCTTCAACAACTACCGTCCGCAGTTCTACTTCCGTACCACGGACGTGACCGGCGTCGTGACCCTCCCCGAGGGCAACGAGATGGTCATGCCCGGCGACAACACCGAGATGAGCGTCAAGCTCATCCAGCCGGTCGCCATGGACGAGGGCCTGCGCTTCGCGATCCGCGAGGGTGGCCGCACCGTCGGTGCCGGCCGCGTCACCAAGATCATCGCCTGA
- the fusA gene encoding elongation factor G: MAQEVLTDLTKVRNIGIMAHIDAGKTTTTERILYYTGVNYKIGETHDGASTTDWMEQEKERGITITSAAVTCFWKKNQINIIDTPGHVDFTVEVERSLRVLDGAVAVFDGKEGVEPQSEQVWRQAEKYDVPRICFVNKMDKLGADFYFTVRTIEERLGAKPLVLQLPIGAEDAFDGVVDLLEMKAITWRGVVEIGAEPTIEEIPAELAEKAAEYREQLLETVAESNEALMEKYFAGDELTIDEIKAAIRKLTITRELYPVLCGSAFKNKGVQPMLDAVIDYLPSPLDVPSIEGHAVGDPETILSRKPSKDEPFAALAFKIAAHPFFGKLTFVRVYSGHIDSGTGVLNATKGNKERIGKLFQMHANKEMPVEDATAGHIYAMIGLKNTTTGDTLCDPANPIVLESMSFPDPVINVSIEPKTKSDQEKLGVAIQKLAEEDPTFSVELDDQTGQTVIGGMGELHLDILVDRMRREFKVEANVGKPQVAYRETVRRPVEKHEYTHKKQTGGSGQFARVIIKLEPLEDAEDGATYEFVNAVTGGRVPKEYIPSVDAGAQDAMQYGVLAGYPLVNVKVTLLDGAYHDVDSSEMAFKIAGAQAFKEAARQAGPVILEPIMAVEVTTPEDYMGDVIGDLNSRRGQIQAMEERSGARLVKAQVPLSEMFGYIGDLRSKTQGRANYSMVFDSYAEVPANVSKEIIAKVNGE, from the coding sequence GTGGCACAGGAAGTGCTTACCGACCTCACGAAGGTCCGCAACATCGGCATCATGGCGCATATCGATGCCGGTAAGACCACCACTACCGAGCGCATCCTCTACTACACCGGTGTGAACTACAAGATCGGTGAGACCCACGACGGTGCCTCGACCACCGACTGGATGGAGCAGGAGAAGGAGCGTGGTATCACCATCACCTCCGCCGCCGTGACCTGCTTCTGGAAGAAGAACCAGATCAACATCATCGACACCCCCGGGCACGTCGACTTCACGGTCGAGGTGGAGCGTTCGCTCCGCGTGCTCGACGGTGCCGTCGCGGTGTTCGACGGCAAGGAGGGCGTCGAGCCCCAGTCGGAGCAGGTGTGGCGCCAGGCTGAGAAGTACGACGTCCCGCGTATCTGCTTCGTCAACAAGATGGACAAGCTGGGCGCCGACTTCTACTTCACCGTGCGCACCATCGAGGAGCGCCTCGGCGCGAAGCCGCTGGTCCTGCAGCTCCCGATCGGTGCCGAGGATGCCTTCGACGGCGTCGTCGACCTGCTCGAGATGAAGGCCATCACCTGGCGCGGCGTCGTCGAGATCGGCGCTGAGCCGACCATCGAGGAGATCCCCGCCGAGCTCGCCGAGAAGGCCGCCGAGTACCGCGAGCAGCTGCTCGAGACCGTCGCGGAGTCCAACGAGGCTCTGATGGAGAAGTACTTCGCCGGCGACGAGCTGACGATCGACGAGATCAAGGCCGCGATCCGCAAGCTCACGATCACCCGTGAGCTGTACCCGGTGCTGTGCGGCTCGGCGTTCAAGAACAAGGGCGTGCAGCCCATGCTCGACGCCGTGATCGACTACCTCCCCAGCCCGCTCGACGTGCCCTCCATCGAGGGCCACGCCGTGGGCGACCCGGAGACGATCCTCTCGCGCAAGCCGAGCAAGGACGAGCCCTTCGCGGCCCTGGCCTTCAAGATCGCGGCGCACCCGTTCTTCGGCAAGCTGACCTTCGTCCGCGTGTACTCGGGTCACATCGACTCGGGCACCGGCGTGCTCAACGCCACGAAGGGCAACAAGGAGCGCATCGGCAAGCTCTTCCAGATGCACGCCAACAAGGAGATGCCCGTCGAGGATGCGACCGCCGGTCACATCTACGCGATGATCGGTCTGAAGAACACCACGACCGGTGACACCCTGTGCGACCCGGCCAACCCGATCGTGCTCGAGTCCATGTCCTTCCCGGACCCGGTCATCAACGTCTCGATCGAGCCGAAGACCAAGTCCGACCAGGAGAAGCTCGGCGTCGCGATCCAGAAGCTCGCCGAGGAGGACCCCACTTTCTCCGTCGAGCTCGACGATCAGACCGGCCAGACCGTCATCGGCGGCATGGGCGAGCTGCACCTCGACATCCTCGTCGACCGCATGCGTCGCGAGTTCAAGGTCGAGGCCAACGTCGGCAAGCCGCAGGTGGCCTACCGCGAGACGGTCCGTCGTCCCGTCGAGAAGCACGAGTACACCCACAAGAAGCAGACGGGTGGCTCGGGCCAGTTCGCGCGCGTCATCATCAAGCTGGAGCCGCTGGAGGACGCCGAGGACGGCGCCACCTACGAGTTCGTCAACGCCGTGACCGGTGGCCGCGTCCCGAAGGAGTACATCCCTTCGGTCGACGCCGGCGCGCAGGACGCGATGCAGTACGGCGTGCTCGCGGGCTACCCGCTGGTGAACGTCAAGGTCACGCTGCTCGACGGCGCGTACCACGACGTGGACTCGTCCGAGATGGCGTTCAAGATCGCCGGCGCGCAGGCCTTCAAGGAGGCTGCACGCCAGGCCGGTCCCGTCATCCTCGAGCCCATCATGGCTGTCGAGGTCACGACCCCCGAGGACTACATGGGTGACGTGATCGGCGACCTCAACTCCCGCCGTGGCCAGATCCAGGCCATGGAGGAACGCAGCGGTGCCCGCCTGGTGAAGGCTCAGGTCCCGCTGTCGGAGATGTTCGGCTACATCGGCGACCTCCGGTCGAAGACCCAGGGCCGAGCGAACTACTCCATGGTTTTCGACTCGTACGCCGAGGTTCCGGCGAACGTGTCGAAGGAGATCATCGCGAAGGTGAACGGGGAGTAA
- a CDS encoding DHA2 family efflux MFS transporter permease subunit produces the protein MIRTAPSTPMITGIAVVGSLLPLLDSTIVNISLHATADRFGTITDVQWVVTGYLLALAATMPVTAWLARRYGRYRTFLVAVIAFAAGSVVCAVSPSLEVLIAGRVLTGAAGGVLAPISTVVLTAGVPRERLGAVQSLNGTVMLAGPLIGPTVGGVLLEHGGWRSIYWVAVPVCVVVVALALVALPRDAGSRSAPLDVPGLVSGSAGVTALVFALREAAVPHRDPVEIAALTLLAVGGTALFIRRELTAEHPLLNLRLYADRRYAWASACVALVGMLLYAPMVIVPLYLQSERGESAIRTGLIMSFGGIGAIVMGARTARIVQRLGAGRTLLIGLAVVGASTVPLMLLTATTPIWIIAVTLVVRGIGVSLSIVPAMTSAFVAITPQDIPDASPQLNLLQRIGGALAVTGVTIVMQSDGLEVGAGGPVLSAFTHGFDLVLVVTVVTGFAALGLVRAEARERAPKQTELVGAVD, from the coding sequence ATGATCCGAACCGCACCGTCGACCCCGATGATCACCGGCATCGCCGTGGTGGGCTCGCTGCTGCCGCTGCTGGACTCGACGATCGTCAACATCTCGCTGCACGCCACCGCCGACCGGTTCGGCACCATCACCGACGTGCAGTGGGTGGTCACGGGCTACCTGCTGGCCCTGGCCGCGACCATGCCCGTGACGGCCTGGCTGGCCCGGCGCTACGGCCGCTACCGCACCTTCCTGGTCGCGGTGATCGCGTTCGCCGCCGGCTCGGTGGTCTGCGCCGTGAGCCCCAGCCTGGAGGTGCTCATCGCAGGTCGCGTGCTCACCGGCGCCGCCGGCGGCGTGCTCGCGCCCATCTCGACGGTGGTGCTCACGGCCGGGGTGCCGCGCGAGCGGCTCGGCGCCGTGCAGTCGCTCAACGGCACCGTCATGCTGGCGGGCCCGCTGATCGGGCCCACCGTCGGCGGGGTGCTGCTCGAGCACGGGGGATGGCGCTCGATCTACTGGGTGGCCGTGCCGGTGTGCGTGGTGGTCGTCGCGCTCGCCCTCGTCGCGCTGCCCCGCGACGCCGGCTCGCGCAGCGCGCCGCTCGACGTGCCGGGGCTGGTCTCCGGATCCGCCGGCGTCACCGCGCTCGTGTTCGCCCTGCGCGAGGCCGCCGTGCCGCACCGCGACCCCGTGGAGATCGCCGCGCTCACCCTGCTCGCGGTCGGCGGGACCGCCCTGTTCATCCGTCGCGAGCTCACCGCGGAGCACCCCCTGCTCAACCTGCGGCTGTACGCGGACCGTCGATACGCGTGGGCCAGCGCCTGCGTGGCGCTGGTCGGCATGCTGCTCTACGCCCCGATGGTGATCGTGCCGCTGTACCTGCAGAGCGAGCGCGGCGAGTCCGCGATCCGCACGGGCCTGATCATGTCCTTCGGCGGGATCGGCGCCATCGTCATGGGCGCGCGCACCGCCCGCATCGTGCAGCGGCTCGGCGCGGGGCGGACCCTGCTGATCGGCCTGGCCGTGGTGGGCGCCTCGACGGTGCCGCTGATGCTGCTCACCGCGACCACGCCGATCTGGATCATCGCCGTCACGCTGGTGGTGCGGGGGATCGGCGTCTCGCTGTCGATCGTGCCGGCGATGACGAGCGCCTTCGTGGCCATCACGCCGCAGGACATCCCCGACGCGTCGCCCCAGCTCAACCTGCTGCAGCGGATCGGCGGGGCGCTCGCGGTCACCGGCGTGACCATCGTGATGCAGTCCGACGGGCTCGAGGTGGGTGCCGGCGGGCCGGTGCTCAGCGCCTTCACCCACGGCTTCGACCTGGTCCTGGTGGTCACGGTGGTCACCGGCTTCGCCGCGCTCGGGCTGGTCCGTGCCGAGGCGCGGGAGCGGGCGCCGAAGCAGACGGAGCTCGTGGGAGCGGTCGACTGA
- the rpsL gene encoding 30S ribosomal protein S12 has translation MPTINQLVRKGRRDKASKTKTAALKGSPQRRGVCTRVYTTTPKKPNSALRKVARVRLTSSVEVTAYIPGEGHNLQEHSMVLVRGGRVKDLPGVRYKIIRGSLDTQGVKNRKQARSRYGAKKEKG, from the coding sequence ATGCCAACTATCAACCAGCTGGTCCGCAAGGGCCGCCGGGACAAGGCGTCCAAGACGAAGACGGCGGCCCTCAAGGGCTCGCCGCAGCGTCGCGGCGTCTGCACCCGCGTCTACACCACGACCCCGAAGAAGCCGAACTCGGCTCTCCGTAAGGTCGCCCGTGTCCGTCTGACGAGCTCGGTCGAGGTCACCGCGTACATCCCCGGCGAAGGTCACAACCTTCAGGAGCACTCGATGGTGCTCGTCCGTGGCGGTCGTGTGAAGGACCTCCCGGGTGTTCGTTACAAGATCATCCGCGGTTCGCTCGATACCCAGGGTGTCAAGAACCGCAAGCAGGCGCGGAGCCGCTACGGCGCGAAGAAGGAGAAGGGCTGA